From the Thermodesulfobacteriota bacterium genome, the window GTAGAGCCTCTGGCCGGGCTTGAGGACGTCCGACTTCCTCATGTCGTTGAGTTCGAGCATCCGCTTTATGGGGACGGAGAACTTTCTGGATATATCCCAGAGCGTATCGCCGCGCTTGACGGTGTACGTACCTCCGTCCGGCACGTTCGCCCGGACTAATTTTTTCCTTTTAACTTTTTTCTTAGCATAGACCTTGCCGTCCGCCCTCATGGGCACCACGAGCCGGGCCCCGGCCTTTATGAAGCGCGCGCTCCTCAAGTTGTTCAGGTACATGATGGGTCTTATAGAGGTCCCGTACCTGTCGGCGATATGCGAGAGGGTCTCGCCCTTCCTGACCCTGTGCGTCAGGAACTTGAGCCTCTCGGGCTTGGGGACCAGCGCCATCCGTTCCTCGAAGAGCTCCCTTGTCCCGGCGGGTATCTTTATCTCGTAGTCCGGGTACTCGGGCGGGGTGAACCAGCGCATGAGTTCGGGGTTGAGATCCTGGATCTCCTTTACGCTAACGCCCGCTGCCTTTGCTATGACCTTGATGTCCGTTACCTGCCGGATACGGACCTTTTCGTAAGGGACAGGGGCGATGGGTTGAATACCCATAAAGCCGTAGTTCTCCGGGTCTTTCATTATGAGCATGGCGGCCAGGTACTTCGGGACGTAGTTCCGGGTCTCTCTCTTAAAGGCCCGTTTTTTGGTTGCGAGCGACCAGAAGTTATCGGTCTTGTACCTCTTTATGGCCTTGCGGACGCGTCCTTCCCCGCCGTTGTAGCTCGCCGCCGCGAGGTACCACGAGTCGAACATCCCGTAGAGGTCTTTAAGGTATCTGGCCGCGGCCCGCGTGGCCTTCTCCGGGTCCCGCCGCTCGTCTATCCACCAGTCGACCCGCAGATCGTACTTCCTCCCGGTCCATTTCATGAACTGCCACACGCCCACGGCCTTTGCCCTCGACAGGGCGCGCGGGTTGAAACCGCTCTCTATCATGGCCAGGTAGACGAGGTCTTCGGGCAACCCCTCCTCCCGGAGTATTTCCGTTATCATCGGCATGTACTTCCCGCTCCGGGCGATCCAGCGCGTAAAGTTCTTGCGCCCCTTTGTCCGGAAGTAGGTTATGTACTTCTCGACCTCCTTGTTGAACGCCACGGGCACGTCGTAAGTGGGCTCTGCGGCGGCCATGCCGTAGGAGTATTCCTCCTGAGGGGCGGCGGAGTGCCCGCTCTTCACCGGCGGGAACATGCGGCCCTGAAGCCAGCCCCCCCCATAGGTGGTGACGAGATCTTCGTATGTACTCAGGTTAACGGGGTGTCCTACGTTATGGCCGGTTTCGCCGTCCGTGACCGCGTCAAAGACGGGGAGCGGGTCGGCGCCCACGACGCGGGGGAGGAGCGGCATCCATAGGACCGGCAGCAAGAGAGCTAAGATAATCTTCTTCATATATTTTCTTCCAGTTTTTTCGGTACTCAAATTGGCCTAATCATACCCGCTCGCCCCCCTCCATGTCAAGGGGCATGAGGGTATTTCAATTTCAGGGCGACCATCGAGGGCATCGGGTCCTAAGGGTATAAAAGGGCCGCACGCACGTTAACCGTGCGGCAGCACTTCAGCCCAGCATCGTTTTTAAATGTCTCCCCGTATGGCTGGTCTTTATGCTCGCCACCTTCTCGGGCGTGCCGCTCGTAACGAGCGTACCCCCGCCGTCCCCTCCCTCGGGCCCGAGGTCGATTACGTGGTCGGCCGTCTTTATCAGTTCCAGGTTGTGCTCGATTATTAAGACCGTGTTGCCGCTGTCCACGAGACGGCCCAGCACCGATAGGAGTTTTTTCGTATCGTCCATATGCAGCCCGGTTGTCGGCTCGTCGAGTATGTAGAGCATATCCCTGGGCCCGGTGCTTATGAGCTCGCGGGCGATCTTGAGCCTCTGCGCCTCGCCTCCCGAGAGCGTCGTCGCCGGTTGGCCGAGCGTCAGGTAGCCGAGCCCCACCT encodes:
- a CDS encoding LysM peptidoglycan-binding domain-containing protein, which encodes MKKIILALLLPVLWMPLLPRVVGADPLPVFDAVTDGETGHNVGHPVNLSTYEDLVTTYGGGWLQGRMFPPVKSGHSAAPQEEYSYGMAAAEPTYDVPVAFNKEVEKYITYFRTKGRKNFTRWIARSGKYMPMITEILREEGLPEDLVYLAMIESGFNPRALSRAKAVGVWQFMKWTGRKYDLRVDWWIDERRDPEKATRAAARYLKDLYGMFDSWYLAAASYNGGEGRVRKAIKRYKTDNFWSLATKKRAFKRETRNYVPKYLAAMLIMKDPENYGFMGIQPIAPVPYEKVRIRQVTDIKVIAKAAGVSVKEIQDLNPELMRWFTPPEYPDYEIKIPAGTRELFEERMALVPKPERLKFLTHRVRKGETLSHIADRYGTSIRPIMYLNNLRSARFIKAGARLVVPMRADGKVYAKKKVKRKKLVRANVPDGGTYTVKRGDTLWDISRKFSVPIKRMLELNDMRKSDVLKPGQRLY